The Pyrus communis chromosome 8, drPyrComm1.1, whole genome shotgun sequence region AAGCGGAGAATTGAAAGTGTATTATCCTATAAAACTCAACATTATGTTGCAAATTGGAAGTGTATTATCCCACATCAACAATTAACAGAACTATCATGGCTAAGTGAGCGTGTGTATTAGAGTAGAGACAGAGCGAGGGTATTACCAGTAAAGAGACACAAGACGAGATCAGGATGACAGGGAAACAGCCAAAGAAGGAGTCTGCAACAATTGCTCCAATGATAGGAAATAAAGTAGTGCAACCATTGACAACATTTGACACCTGAGTAGCATCAATGCTCTTCACGTTAAACTCCTCAATCAGATACACAACTAGATTTGCTTGCCATCCTCCAGCAGCAAGTGTCAAGCACATTAAAGTTCCTgctcaaaacaaaataagatcaCATGGTTTGCTAAGAAAgaagttttctttttcacttcCTTGTAGTCATAAGTGAACAACAGAAgtgcatgagagagagagagagagagaaaaacctATGATGAATAAAAAGATGATCCAACCACCGCGTTTACCACCAGCATCCACCATTTGTCCTTCACTGTCCACGGAGAGTGATGCATCCATGTTACAACCCAGCTGGTGTGATAGTCCAGTATATGCCACACTAACAGTGGTCCAGCATCCCTTCTGTTATTATCAAAGAACCCAACTAAGCAAGGTTTCCTATCATTAAGCACCAACTTTCAACTTTCCACTAGTTGCAGCACTGAGATAAATCCAGCCACAATCATTGAGATGCCGCAACTTTCGACTAATTAAGTTTTTGAGCACCAAATCAGCCTTCAAGAAGACCTATTTGAAGGAAACCTCAAGCAAGGGTTTTAACTCAAGTAAGCAAGTTCATGTTACTAGGAGCAGTTATGTGAATCTCTATCACACCGTAATTTTAGCACTCATTTCCAACCTCCTGCACTCCTATGTGAGTAGAAAGAACGTAAAATATACAGTTTAGAGTGCAGATGGTTAAAAAATGAGCTTGAAAATCGTAACCCTATGACAATGACATCCAACAATTAAGAATTGGCTTATTATTGTTGGCTAACATACTTGCCATAGTAGGTATACCAATAATGCTGGAAATGATAAAGTAGTCACAAGATAACAAATTAAGCTGCAAGGACTGATGCGAAATGAGTTTTGGTATTAATTAATAGCAAAGAGAAGATTCTTTCATCAAAGAAAAATATCTAAAAGCATATCTAGTAAGAAACTCACTGCTCCACTCTAACTCTGTAAGAGCAAAAGGTGAGTTAAAAAAACTGCTAAATAATTCATGGATATAAGCCATGAGGGATCAACTACTCTCTGAGGGAGGGAAAATTGTGGGTGTGACGGTCACACTGTCACGTGGGGAGATTAATCCACAAGTTATGGTATAGGTAGACAACGGGGGACCGAGGGTTGACATTTCTTGTCCTAGGGTATGAGATTAGTAAATAGATACACATGCTATAACATGAATAGATTAGAAACACGCTCAAAACATTTCTCCTTCTTGAGGATTCACTTACTCATGGATTGCAGATTGTGTGATAAAATATCTATGGTAATCAACATGATACAGAATTTTCCTTCTGGTGAACAACAAACCAGAAGAGAACTGATCAGCAGTAGAACAAATGTCACAACCATAAATTGATCCATCAAACAAAAGGTCGATAACTTGCgaacaaaaatcccaaattacCCTCACAAGGAATAAATAAAGGCATTTATTGAATCGTAGTTAGGTCTGCCAATACAATCGTGCTATACATGATCCGTTGGTACagcaaaaaaaccaaaaaaaaaaataatgatacaaACAAGATAAATAGAATACAATTTCAACCGCCAAAAGGAAAGAACAAAGAGGAACTGACCTCAAAAATAATATAGAGGTCTATTAAAATTGACGCGCAATCATTGTCGAATAATCAGCAAACACACCTAAGTAATGATGTAGATGTAATAGGACGATCATGGTTACTTGATCAGCAGCCTACTAAATCTTTGAACACAAAGCTCGCTGATGATTGCAATATTTTGATCACAATAACCTTTTTGATCAAAGAGCACTGGAAGTGCAAGTCTTTCTACTTTGTCGATATAGAAATCGAGTAATGCTGCTTTTCATATTAAGCATACTCTGGATTGAGTGCAATAGCCTCTCTGTAAATCATATCTTTCATTTGCTCTTCTCCCAAGGGCTGTTGCTCGAAATCAAAGGAGAACGGCTCAGTGCAGATTGGTTCATCAGCTACGTCATGTAGTCTTTCCAGGTAAGGATGAGCTAATGCTTGTTCAACTGCAGAAGCACAAGTTGCACAATTAAAACTCACAATCAGGACCTCAATGTGGAAGACATTCTATACATATTTTTGTCGGAAGCACCAAAAGATTGACATGGGAATAGAAATTACCAGTTATCCTTTTAGTAGGATCAAACGTCAACATTTTGTCAACGAGATCAATGGCCATTGGATTAACATGTGGGAAAAGCCTCTCCAATGGTTGACGGGGATGCGGGGCGAGCTGCCTTATATATCTTCTAGCATCCTCATTCCGAACGGACCCCAGATCAGACTCAGTTGGTGTCCCAAGAAGCTATAACAGAAAATACAAAGTATGTATTAGTATTCATTTAGCAGATATTGCTTTCCAAAAATCGCTAAATAATTTAGTCATGTACGAACATGGATGAAAGTGGAAAGTAGAACACAACTAACTACTACAGATACGTAGGGATTCCAATGAAGTATTCAGTAGTGTAACATCATGGGTTTAATTGCTATGTACTTTATGTATGCACAGTAGCCGCTCTAGTTTGGGCACAGCACTTCATTATTACAAATGTAGAATAAGTACTTTACAGGACAGTCACATTTCATTTCTTCTAAACCGGTGATTCTTAAATAACACAATCAAAGTCGGGTCATGTCGAATTCAACTTTTATTTATACTTGTCAGTAATTCATCTTACCTCTGTCAATAGGCGCATCTGATGCACATGATCTTTGCCCGGAAACAAAGGTTTCCTATTCATAAGCTCCATAAAGATGCAACCCACAGACCACACATCAATAGCGGCAGTGTAGTCTGAAGAGTTCAACAGAAGCTCAGGTGCCCTGTACCATCTCGTCACAACATACTCTGTCAATAACTCATTCTCTGCAGTCGGACGAGCGAGGCCAAAATCACATATCTTAAGATCGCAATTAGCATTCAACAAGAGGTTGCTAGGCTTCAAGTCTCTGTGAATAACATTCGCCGAGTGTATATATTTCAGCCCTCGAAGAATCTGATACATGAAGTACTGCAAGGCATTCCAACATACACCAATTAGTCCTCAAATAATACAACCATTTATTTCACTCACTACCAATGGAACTTGGTTGACGAAATTAAAATGTAAACACTTGCAAGTACCTGACAATGCTCCTCCGATAAACCCTGATTCGAGCGAATAATTTGATGCAGGTCGGTATCCATGAGTTCCGTGGCAATGTACACATCCGAAAATTCTCTCCTTAGAGGTGGAGGAATCACATCCCGGATAGCTATTACCTGTTTGACAATCGTAAAGTTTCCACTTTTAGCAAGTAATTCATGCAAAATCCTCCAATCTTTTGACAACCTTCTAATTCAAGCTGTTCAGCTAATTAATAATACAGTAATTTTCTCCTTTTAGAATCTCTAACCAATAAATGTAAAACTAGAAATAGTAAAAATCTAAAGAAGTCAACTTTCTCATTAATTCAAGAAATTAGAGCTGAATCGTATCAATTAGCATTAATTAAAAGCAAATTAATCTCACATTTTCGTGATCCAAATGGCGAAGCAGCTTAATCTCGCGGAGCGTGCGCTTGGCGTCCATGTGATTGTCGAAAGCGTTGGCGATTTTCTTGATCGCCACCATCTCCTTCGTCTCCGAATTCAAAACCGAGCTGCAAAAAACACTCCGATCAACAAAAACCTAAATCGCAAGAAGAAGAAATCGATTCCGGGGGAAAAAACGACGTACCACACGATGCCGTAGGCGCCGCGGCCGATCGGCATGATCGGAGGGCGGTATTTGTTGGTGATCTCGAAGAGGTTGCCGAAGATGTTGTACTGGATGTACTGGCCGCCGTGGGACGGCACCGCCGGGAAATCGCCGTTAGGTGGAGTGAGGTCGGCCATTTCGAAATACTGTTCGAGTCCGAGACgcgactttctctctctaggagTCTTCagttttctctctctagaaatttGCTACCGATGTTTTGAgtcggtggtggtggaggagttgacgaagaagagaggagaagcttTTAAAGCCGAGGGGAGGAAGAAGCGCGCCAGAGAGAATTGTGAGGACGCGTTTCGGGGAAAGGATCGGAGGGCTAGGATTTCGGCCGCCTCTGATGGACGGATGAGATTCGTTCAACGTTTTCACCCGCCATCACTTtggtttatttattattttcttttgtgactgctttttggaattttttttgttttttagagTATTTTAAGGGGGAGTGATTGCGTGTGGGTGGTGTCAGTTGTTGAAGCACTGCGTCTGTGGATTACTGTGGACCGTTGACTACTATTTGTATTTGCTTTGCATGCTGATGAAAATATGTGCTAATATTTaatatttcactttttttttttcttataacaatatatttacattaaagagttgaaaaaataaattaatatcaaactGCCATAcgcaaaatttgaatttaaaaattttcatttataagtaaacAGAAatatcaagattatgtaatacTAGGCTAAAGAGAAATATGCTAACCACAACTGATCcaaaaaacaacaatttaattGGTTCATAATTTATctccaaaaaaaattgttcacaaGTAAATCCCAATATTATGTATTATGTAcgatggagaaaaaaaaaattgagaacaaTTATTATacatagaaaacaagaaatagGATATCTACTTTCATTTTCCAAGTGAAAGAGATCAACAGATGGCGGTTTTTTTAATCCTAAATTTTTGTTCCATGTAGTTTTTATTAAGAactattttaaagaatttttttagtttttgaagagtttttatgttttggagaTAGGATTGAAACTTatgtttcaatttttattaattttttaaaataatctttatttttaaaatttaaaaataaaaataaataaataaaaaaaggttgaagggaaaaccaaatccaaaaccatgtTGATGCTCATTGAGTGAGCAAAGTAGATAATTAGTTTAGTGAAATGGAAAGAAAGATAAACAAATCAGTTACTTAATTGTCTATTAGCATTGACAAGAACAGGATAAGAGTTTTAATGTAAAGAGCTAAGCCACTTGTGAAAACAAGGACAAGATTCGAAGGATGAGAAGTAGTGCGGGGCGCTCCATTATTGGTCTACATTTTCAAGAATTTGCGTGTCTCGTCATCATGCTTCGTCGCTTTCTGCGTGACCTGAAAACTTATTCTCATAAAAAAGTCAGTGTTTTAAC contains the following coding sequences:
- the LOC137741595 gene encoding mitogen-activated protein kinase 3-like, with the translated sequence MADLTPPNGDFPAVPSHGGQYIQYNIFGNLFEITNKYRPPIMPIGRGAYGIVCSVLNSETKEMVAIKKIANAFDNHMDAKRTLREIKLLRHLDHENVIAIRDVIPPPLRREFSDVYIATELMDTDLHQIIRSNQGLSEEHCQYFMYQILRGLKYIHSANVIHRDLKPSNLLLNANCDLKICDFGLARPTAENELLTEYVVTRWYRAPELLLNSSDYTAAIDVWSVGCIFMELMNRKPLFPGKDHVHQMRLLTELLGTPTESDLGSVRNEDARRYIRQLAPHPRQPLERLFPHVNPMAIDLVDKMLTFDPTKRITVEQALAHPYLERLHDVADEPICTEPFSFDFEQQPLGEEQMKDMIYREAIALNPEYA